GAGACTGGACCCAACTGTCTGCATGCGGCATTGCGCCACCTACTGGTCAGTGCGTCCGGGAGTAGTTTATACCGCGTCAAACCCCGCGCATGCGGGTACGTCAAGTGAGACGTGGTTTTTCTGGGGCAGGGCCCGCATCCCGCGGTCCCGTTTAGATAAGAGAAGAGGTCGGCTCGTGACGGAAGAGAACGGCGCGCCCGGTGCAGACGGACAAGAACCGTCCCGCCGCGACTTCATCTATATCGCTGCTGGCGGTGTGGCCGCTGTTGGTGGCGGTCTCGTGGCCTGGCCATTCATCGACCAGATGAACCCCGCAGCGGATACGCTGGCGCTGGGGTCCATCCGCGTTGATGTATCCGTGGTCCCGGTGGGATCGGAAATCACCGTCATGTGGCGCGGTGGTCCGGTCTTCATCCGTCACCGCACGGAAGAAGAGATTGCCGAGGCCCGTGCGGTCGAGCTTGATGCTCTGCCGGACGAAGATGCCCGCAATGACAATCTTCCCGCCGGTGTGCCGGGTACCGACGCCAACCGCGTCCTGCGTCCCGAATTCCTGATCGTGAAGGGCAATTGCACCCATCTGGGCTGCGTGCCACTGGGTCTGGCTGCCAATACCGGCGACTATGACGGCTGGTACTGCCCCTGCCACGGTTCGCACTACGACACCTCGGCGCGTATCCGCCGCGGCCCGGCACCGGAAAACCTCCCGGTTCCGGACTACTACTTCGAGACCGAAACGACCGTGAAAATCGGTCTTTCGCCTGACGAGGCGTCTAACTCAGGGTGGGCTGTATCATGAGCGGACCTTCGACCTACAAGCCGGGTACGGCCATCGAGAAATGGCTCGATGACCGCCTCCCGATCATCCGCCTCGGCTATGACAGCTTCGTCGACTTTCCGACGCCGCGGAATTTGAACTACTGGTGGACGTTCGGCGGTATCCTCGCCATCTTCCTGATGATCCAGATCGTCTCCGGCATCGTGCTGGCCATGCACTATGTGGCGCACGAGGATTTCGCCTTTGACAGCGTGCAGCGGATCACCCGCGACGTGCCGTTCGGCTGGCTGATCCAGTCGATGCACGCCAATGGCGCCAGCTTCTTCTTCATCGCCGTCTACCTGCACATGTTCCGGGGCCTGTATTACGGTTCCTACAAGGCGCCGCGCGAGATCCTGTGGATCCTCGGTGTCGTGATCTACCTGCTGATGATGGCGACCGGCTTCATGGGCTATGTGCTGCCCTGGGGTCAGATGTCCTATTGGGGCGCGATGGTGATCACCAACCTCATTGGCGCGCTGCCGTTTGTGGGTGAAGCGATCCGTGAGTGGTTGTGGGGCGGCTTCTCGGTCGGCCAGGCGACGCTCAACCGCTTCTTCTCCCTGCACTACCTGCTGCCTTTCGTGATCGCCGCCGTTGTCGGCCTCCACATCTGGGCACTGCATGTGCCGGGCAATGGCAATCCGGTTGGCCTCGAGGCCCGCAAGGGCAAGGACAACAAGAAGGACACGCTGCCCTTCCACCCGTACTACACGGTCAAGGACGGCTTCGCGATCGTCGTCTATCTGATGGTCTTCGCCACCTTCGTCTTCTACCTGCCGAACGTGCTGGGCCATGCCGACAACTACATCCCGGCCGACCCGCTGGTGACGCCGGCGCATATCGTCCCGGAATGGTATTACCTGCCTTTCTACGCGATCCTGCGGGCTGTCACTTTCGACATCGGTCCGATCGACGCCAAGCTTGGCGGCGTGCTAGCCATGTTCGGTGCCATCGGCATCCTGTTCGTCCTGCCCTGGCTGGACACGTCCAAGGTGCGCTCGATGCGCTACCGTCCGCTGACGCGCTGGTTCTTCATCTTCTTCGTCATCGTGGCCCTGCTGCTGGGCTGGTGTGGCGTGAAGAACCCGGACGACTTCGTGCTCGGGATTGAAGGGTTCAAATTCGTCTACCTGGCGCAATTCCTGACCGCCTACTACTTCGCCTATTTCATCGTCATCCTGCCGTTGATGGGCATCATCGAAAAACCCAAGGAGCGTCCGGCCTCGATCGAAGCCGCGGTTCTTGGCTCGGACAAGGCCTGAGGGGAGCGACGATCATGAAGATGACCCGCATTTTCGCCGCCGCCATCGCGGCCCTGGGTTTCGCCGGCACGGCTGTTGCAGTCGAGGGTGACCAGCATGCGCCGCACCAGCACCACTGGCATCATGACGGCCCGTTTGGCACCTATGACACCAGCGCTGTGCAGCGTGGCTACCAGATCTACCAGGAAGTCTGCGCCTCCTGTCACTCGATGGACCTGATGCGTTTCCGCAATCTGGCCCAGCAGGGCGGCCCGTTCGCGTCGGACATGTATCCGAACCCGAACGACAACCCGATCGTGATGCAGATCGCGGCCAGCTATACCCGCGTCTGGAACCAGGACGAGGTCAATGATGATGGCGATCCGGTCGAACGCGCCGGCCTGCCGTCGGATGCTTTCCCGGCTCCGTTTGCCAACCAGCAGATGGCCCGCGCCTCCAATGGTGGCGCCTACCCGCCGGACCTGTCGCTGATCGTCAAGGCCCGCACCGGCGGCGAGAACTACCTCTATTCGCTGCTGACCGGCTATGAAGACGCGCCGGAAGACAGCCACCTGGCTGCCGGCCAGTACTACAACCCGTACTTCGCCGGCGGCGCCATCGCCATGGCACCGCCGCTGGCCGAGG
The window above is part of the Maricaulis maris MCS10 genome. Proteins encoded here:
- the petA gene encoding ubiquinol-cytochrome c reductase iron-sulfur subunit; this encodes MTEENGAPGADGQEPSRRDFIYIAAGGVAAVGGGLVAWPFIDQMNPAADTLALGSIRVDVSVVPVGSEITVMWRGGPVFIRHRTEEEIAEARAVELDALPDEDARNDNLPAGVPGTDANRVLRPEFLIVKGNCTHLGCVPLGLAANTGDYDGWYCPCHGSHYDTSARIRRGPAPENLPVPDYYFETETTVKIGLSPDEASNSGWAVS
- a CDS encoding cytochrome c1, whose protein sequence is MKMTRIFAAAIAALGFAGTAVAVEGDQHAPHQHHWHHDGPFGTYDTSAVQRGYQIYQEVCASCHSMDLMRFRNLAQQGGPFASDMYPNPNDNPIVMQIAASYTRVWNQDEVNDDGDPVERAGLPSDAFPAPFANQQMARASNGGAYPPDLSLIVKARTGGENYLYSLLTGYEDAPEDSHLAAGQYYNPYFAGGAIAMAPPLAEGIIEYADGTEATVEQMAEDVTTFLSWAGDPHMETRKQMGAMVLIFLLIFAILVYLAYRQVWANVKH
- a CDS encoding cytochrome b, with amino-acid sequence MSGPSTYKPGTAIEKWLDDRLPIIRLGYDSFVDFPTPRNLNYWWTFGGILAIFLMIQIVSGIVLAMHYVAHEDFAFDSVQRITRDVPFGWLIQSMHANGASFFFIAVYLHMFRGLYYGSYKAPREILWILGVVIYLLMMATGFMGYVLPWGQMSYWGAMVITNLIGALPFVGEAIREWLWGGFSVGQATLNRFFSLHYLLPFVIAAVVGLHIWALHVPGNGNPVGLEARKGKDNKKDTLPFHPYYTVKDGFAIVVYLMVFATFVFYLPNVLGHADNYIPADPLVTPAHIVPEWYYLPFYAILRAVTFDIGPIDAKLGGVLAMFGAIGILFVLPWLDTSKVRSMRYRPLTRWFFIFFVIVALLLGWCGVKNPDDFVLGIEGFKFVYLAQFLTAYYFAYFIVILPLMGIIEKPKERPASIEAAVLGSDKA